In Halopelagius inordinatus, a single genomic region encodes these proteins:
- a CDS encoding zinc-binding metallopeptidase family protein — protein sequence MDDERRAFLDDLLTTPSPSGFETRGQRVWVDYVEQFADEVVIDAYGNAVAVHQGADDAPEIAFTGHADEIGYIVRDVTDDGFLRIGPIGGADRTVSQGQHVTVHAAVGGERTETEGVPGVVGQTAIHLREQGEESYEDLEEQFVDVGAESEAEATDLVEVGDPVTVETRVRDLHGTRVAARGMDNRVGTWAAAAGLRHAVESDAEATVYAVSTVQEEVGVQGAKMVGYDLDPDAVVAVDVTHATDNPDVPGKRKGPVELGGGPVVSRGSANHPAVVSLARTAAESADVPVQLQATGIRTGTDADAFYTSRSGIPSLNVGIPNRYMHTPVEVVDTEDLDGVSTLLGAMAEAAADAAPFEVEL from the coding sequence ATGGACGACGAGCGACGAGCGTTCCTCGACGACCTGTTGACGACGCCGAGTCCCTCCGGGTTCGAGACTCGCGGCCAACGCGTCTGGGTGGACTACGTCGAACAGTTCGCGGACGAGGTCGTGATCGACGCTTACGGTAACGCCGTCGCGGTTCACCAGGGGGCCGACGACGCCCCCGAAATCGCATTCACCGGACACGCCGACGAAATCGGCTACATCGTCCGCGACGTGACGGACGACGGGTTCCTCCGCATCGGTCCCATCGGCGGCGCGGACCGGACCGTCTCGCAGGGGCAACACGTGACCGTCCACGCCGCCGTAGGCGGTGAAAGAACGGAAACGGAGGGCGTCCCGGGCGTCGTCGGGCAGACGGCTATCCACCTCCGAGAGCAAGGCGAGGAGTCCTACGAGGACTTAGAAGAGCAGTTCGTGGACGTGGGAGCCGAGAGCGAGGCGGAAGCGACGGACCTCGTGGAAGTCGGCGACCCCGTCACGGTCGAGACGCGCGTCCGCGACCTGCACGGGACGCGCGTCGCCGCCCGGGGGATGGACAACCGCGTCGGGACGTGGGCCGCCGCCGCGGGTCTCCGCCACGCCGTCGAATCCGATGCCGAGGCGACCGTGTACGCCGTGAGCACCGTCCAAGAGGAGGTGGGCGTACAGGGCGCGAAGATGGTCGGCTACGACCTCGACCCCGACGCCGTCGTCGCCGTGGACGTGACGCACGCGACGGACAACCCGGACGTTCCGGGCAAACGCAAAGGCCCCGTCGAACTCGGCGGCGGTCCAGTCGTCTCTCGCGGGAGCGCGAACCACCCCGCCGTCGTGTCTCTCGCGCGAACGGCCGCGGAGTCGGCGGACGTTCCGGTCCAACTGCAGGCGACTGGCATCCGGACGGGAACGGACGCCGACGCGTTCTACACCTCCCGAAGCGGCATCCCCTCGTTGAACGTCGGCATCCCGAACCGCTACATGCACACGCCCGTCGAAGTCGTCGATACGGAGGACTTAGACGGCGTCTCGACGCTTCTGGGCGCGATGGCGGAGGCCGCCGCCGACGCCGCGCCGTTCGAGGTCGAACTCTGA
- the mvk gene encoding mevalonate kinase: MTVSSAPGKVYLFGEHAVVYGEPAVPCAVERRAAVTVEARDDDRIRVEASDLSLDGFTVEYGGTADRRPDVDVPASLLDAATGYIDAAVEQARDAADAPDAGFDVTIESDIPLGAGLGSSAAVVVAGIDAATRELGVELEKTELADRAYRAEYEVQDGEASRADTFCSTMGGAVRIEGDDCRRIDTPNLPFVVGFDGGAGDTGELVAGVRALREEYGFAADTVENIGDIVRRGETLLSAADPGADPTEDLLTELGRLMNFDHGLLEALGVSSRTLDNMVWAAREAGAHGAKLTGAGGGGCIVALDDTRETETALRYTAECENAFRAELDREGVRVEEA, translated from the coding sequence ATGACCGTCTCCAGCGCTCCCGGGAAGGTCTACCTGTTCGGGGAGCACGCAGTCGTCTACGGGGAACCGGCGGTCCCGTGCGCCGTAGAGCGACGGGCCGCAGTGACCGTGGAGGCGCGCGACGACGACCGTATCCGCGTCGAAGCCAGCGACCTGAGCCTCGACGGGTTCACAGTCGAGTACGGCGGCACCGCGGACAGGCGACCGGACGTGGACGTGCCCGCGTCGCTTCTCGACGCCGCCACCGGCTACATCGACGCGGCGGTCGAACAGGCCCGCGACGCCGCCGACGCGCCCGACGCCGGGTTCGACGTGACAATCGAGAGCGACATCCCCCTCGGCGCGGGACTCGGCTCTTCGGCCGCCGTCGTCGTCGCCGGTATCGACGCCGCGACGCGCGAACTCGGCGTCGAACTGGAGAAGACGGAACTCGCGGACCGAGCGTACCGCGCCGAGTACGAGGTGCAAGACGGCGAGGCGTCCCGCGCCGACACGTTCTGTTCGACGATGGGCGGGGCCGTCCGCATCGAGGGCGACGACTGCCGCCGCATCGATACGCCGAACCTCCCGTTCGTCGTCGGATTCGACGGCGGCGCGGGCGACACGGGCGAACTCGTCGCCGGCGTCCGCGCCCTGCGCGAGGAGTACGGCTTCGCCGCGGACACCGTAGAGAACATCGGCGACATCGTCCGACGCGGCGAGACGCTTCTGTCGGCGGCGGACCCGGGTGCGGACCCGACCGAGGACCTGTTGACCGAACTCGGTCGCCTGATGAACTTCGACCACGGTCTGTTGGAAGCGCTCGGCGTCTCCTCGCGGACGCTGGACAACATGGTCTGGGCCGCCCGCGAGGCGGGCGCGCACGGCGCGAAACTCACCGGCGCGGGCGGCGGCGGATGCATCGTCGCCCTCGACGACACGCGAGAGACGGAGACGGCGCTTCGCTACACGGCCGAATGCGAGAACGCCTTCCGCGCGGAACTCGACAGAGAGGGCGTCCGCGTGGAGGAGGCGTAG
- a CDS encoding zinc-dependent metalloprotease, producing the protein MNLLRSVRAVAGAEGDGDGTGSIDWVAVADAAKNAVDPGSLELTDEDREGYAADVRDARRRLREVGEVEFEVPGTIEVQNRHHWIDANIRTFERVMRPVEMRGRVALPGVTRVINTGTMAFMLSFLGKNVLGQYDPLLLAEPPDEDEAAEHGLYFVHPNIVRVAEMLDVDYPRFRRWIAFHEVSHAAEFGAAPWLSDHLETRMEDGLEALAEGQFDRAAFKDLDTAMTAVEGYAELLMDRAFDDDYEDLREKLDEKRNSAGPLGTLVRRLLGLGLKRRQYERGAAFFETVADERGVAAASVVWDRPENLPTDEELDDPRAWIRRVDP; encoded by the coding sequence ATGAATCTCCTCCGTAGCGTCCGTGCAGTCGCGGGCGCAGAGGGCGACGGCGACGGAACCGGCAGCATCGACTGGGTCGCCGTGGCCGATGCGGCGAAGAACGCTGTAGACCCCGGGTCTCTCGAACTGACCGACGAGGACCGCGAGGGGTACGCCGCGGACGTGCGAGACGCGCGGCGACGTCTCCGAGAGGTCGGCGAGGTGGAGTTCGAGGTGCCGGGGACGATAGAGGTGCAGAACCGGCACCACTGGATAGACGCAAACATCCGGACCTTCGAACGCGTGATGCGTCCAGTCGAGATGCGCGGGCGCGTCGCCCTCCCCGGCGTCACTCGCGTGATAAACACCGGGACGATGGCGTTCATGCTCTCGTTTCTCGGGAAGAACGTCCTCGGGCAGTACGACCCGTTGCTCTTGGCCGAACCGCCGGACGAAGACGAGGCGGCGGAACACGGCCTCTACTTCGTTCACCCGAACATCGTCCGCGTCGCGGAGATGCTCGACGTGGACTACCCCCGGTTTCGCCGGTGGATAGCGTTCCACGAGGTGTCTCACGCCGCCGAGTTCGGCGCCGCGCCGTGGCTCTCTGACCACCTCGAAACTCGGATGGAAGACGGGTTGGAGGCTCTCGCCGAGGGCCAGTTCGACCGCGCGGCGTTCAAAGACCTCGACACGGCGATGACGGCGGTCGAGGGATACGCCGAACTGCTCATGGACCGCGCGTTCGACGACGACTACGAGGACCTCCGCGAGAAGTTAGACGAGAAGCGAAACAGCGCAGGCCCCCTCGGAACCCTCGTGCGTCGTCTCCTCGGATTGGGGCTGAAGCGACGGCAGTACGAACGCGGTGCGGCGTTCTTCGAGACGGTCGCAGACGAACGCGGCGTGGCCGCGGCCTCCGTCGTCTGGGACCGGCCGGAGAACCTCCCGACCGACGAAGAACTGGACGACCCCCGGGCGTGGATTCGCCGCGTCGACCCCTAA
- a CDS encoding ATP-dependent helicase produces the protein MSGRGRELLAAAAADADDPYDFDPETVGIEDEAVLERLEPSVREWWVAQFGRYVEGNGGFFTPPQREAIPLIDDRQNALICAPTGSGKTLASFTAIINELFRRDREREDGLENSVYCLYISPLKSLANDIHRNLTEPLSGITDRMDERGDAVDIRHAIRHGDTDDAARRKMLSETPHILNTTPETLSILLNSPKFKEKLRTVEYVVVDEIHSLAENKRGTHLSVSLERLENLTRESPTRIGCSATVEPLSTMGEFLVGQDIDERNSSGSQTQSGDDSGATRDYELVDTRFVRDFDLQLECPTDDLIDAPHDVVQSRFYDRVDELVRSHTNTLVFTNTRSGAERVLHNLREEYDGYNEENSGCHHGSLSKERRQQIESQLKDGELDVVTTSTSLELGIDMPHIDLVIQVGSPKSVASLLQRVGRSGHRLGQTVEGRVIALDRDELVECAVMLKKAEEGFVDRVFVPENARDVAAQHVYGMAINGPIREADVRRTLTRAYPYRNFGDEEFEQLFRYLTADYGGLEEKNVYAKVWRDANDPPDGEHHYEEFDVGERLIGKRGRLARVIYMTNVGTIPDSFTCDVKTRGSGEWVGNLDENYLDTLEKGDVFVLGGDHFEYRYRRGSKVYVDRTSARPTVPSWFSERLPLSYDLGREITSFQRTLVERLENGGRPAAREWLRGFPLDENSVRAIARMFDEQVRYAGTESVSTDERIAIEEHLNREEYRRQFYVHSNYGRKFNEGFSRLVAYHCSRRADTNVQLAVADNGFTVSMPLNRKVDIESIVTDIDPADVDADLRAALNGTDLLKRYFRINATRSLMILKRYKGYEKSAAQQQVSSEMLLSFAQGLDSFAVIEETYREILEDKLDVAGLREVFGDVRAGDIEVASTRVDSPTPRSFGLATLMASDVVLAEDENAALRDFHARVLDEIGDEKAEHPAVSTDDD, from the coding sequence ATGAGTGGGCGCGGACGAGAACTCCTCGCGGCGGCCGCGGCGGACGCCGACGACCCGTACGACTTCGACCCCGAGACGGTCGGAATCGAGGACGAAGCCGTCTTGGAGAGACTGGAACCGTCGGTTCGAGAGTGGTGGGTAGCGCAGTTCGGTCGGTACGTCGAGGGCAACGGCGGCTTTTTCACGCCGCCGCAACGCGAGGCGATTCCCCTCATAGACGACCGACAGAACGCGCTCATCTGCGCTCCGACCGGGTCCGGAAAGACGCTCGCCTCGTTCACGGCCATCATAAACGAACTGTTCCGGCGGGACAGAGAGCGAGAAGACGGCTTGGAGAACTCGGTCTACTGCCTCTATATCTCGCCGCTGAAATCGCTCGCGAACGACATCCACCGGAACCTCACGGAACCGCTTTCGGGCATCACAGACAGGATGGACGAGAGAGGCGACGCGGTGGACATCCGCCACGCCATCCGCCACGGCGACACCGACGACGCCGCCCGCCGAAAGATGCTCTCGGAGACGCCGCACATCCTCAACACGACGCCCGAGACGCTCTCTATCCTGCTGAACTCACCGAAGTTCAAGGAGAAACTCCGCACCGTCGAGTACGTCGTCGTCGACGAGATACACAGCCTCGCGGAGAACAAACGCGGCACGCATCTGTCTGTCTCTCTCGAACGACTGGAGAATCTCACACGCGAGTCCCCCACCCGAATCGGCTGTTCTGCGACCGTCGAACCGCTCTCGACGATGGGGGAGTTCCTCGTCGGACAAGACATCGACGAGCGGAACTCGTCGGGCAGCCAGACGCAGTCTGGCGACGATTCGGGAGCGACCCGCGACTACGAACTCGTGGACACGCGATTCGTCCGCGATTTCGACCTCCAACTCGAGTGTCCGACGGACGACCTGATAGACGCGCCGCACGACGTGGTCCAGTCGCGCTTCTACGACCGGGTGGACGAACTCGTGCGGTCGCACACGAACACGCTCGTGTTCACGAACACCCGGTCGGGGGCAGAACGCGTCCTCCACAACCTCCGCGAGGAGTACGACGGCTACAACGAGGAGAACTCGGGCTGTCACCACGGTAGCCTCTCGAAAGAGCGCAGACAGCAGATAGAATCGCAGTTGAAAGACGGCGAGTTGGACGTGGTGACCACCTCGACGAGTCTCGAACTCGGCATCGACATGCCGCACATCGACTTGGTGATACAGGTGGGGTCGCCCAAATCCGTCGCCTCGCTGCTCCAACGCGTCGGTCGGTCGGGTCACAGGCTCGGTCAGACCGTCGAAGGGCGGGTCATCGCCCTCGACAGAGACGAACTCGTCGAGTGCGCGGTGATGCTGAAGAAGGCCGAAGAGGGGTTCGTAGACCGGGTGTTCGTCCCCGAGAACGCCCGCGACGTCGCCGCACAACACGTATACGGGATGGCGATAAACGGGCCGATACGCGAGGCGGACGTGCGGCGGACGCTGACGCGGGCGTATCCGTACCGGAACTTCGGCGACGAGGAGTTCGAACAGCTATTCCGCTATCTCACCGCCGACTACGGCGGACTGGAGGAGAAGAACGTCTACGCGAAGGTGTGGCGCGACGCGAACGACCCGCCCGACGGCGAACACCACTACGAGGAGTTCGACGTGGGAGAGCGGTTGATAGGCAAGCGCGGACGACTCGCGCGGGTCATCTACATGACGAACGTCGGCACCATCCCCGACTCGTTCACCTGCGACGTGAAGACGCGCGGGTCCGGCGAGTGGGTCGGCAACTTAGACGAGAACTACCTCGACACCTTAGAGAAAGGCGACGTGTTCGTCCTCGGCGGCGACCACTTCGAGTACCGCTACCGCCGCGGGTCGAAGGTGTACGTCGACCGGACGAGTGCCCGGCCCACGGTGCCGTCGTGGTTCTCAGAACGACTTCCTCTCTCCTACGACCTGGGGCGCGAGATTACGTCGTTCCAGCGAACGCTGGTAGAGCGCTTGGAGAACGGCGGGCGACCGGCGGCCCGCGAGTGGCTTCGCGGGTTCCCGTTGGACGAAAACAGCGTCCGCGCCATCGCGCGGATGTTCGACGAACAGGTGCGATACGCCGGTACGGAGAGCGTCTCGACCGACGAGCGAATCGCCATCGAAGAGCATCTGAACCGCGAGGAGTACCGACGGCAGTTCTACGTCCACTCGAACTACGGGCGGAAGTTCAACGAGGGGTTCTCCCGACTCGTCGCGTACCACTGCTCGCGGCGGGCCGACACGAACGTCCAACTCGCCGTCGCGGACAACGGCTTCACCGTCTCGATGCCGTTGAACCGCAAGGTGGATATCGAATCCATCGTGACCGATATCGACCCCGCGGACGTCGACGCCGACCTGCGGGCCGCGCTGAACGGGACGGACCTCCTGAAGCGCTACTTCCGTATCAACGCCACGCGGTCGCTCATGATTCTGAAACGCTACAAGGGGTACGAGAAGTCCGCCGCCCAACAGCAGGTGTCCTCGGAGATGCTCCTCTCGTTCGCACAGGGGTTAGACTCCTTTGCCGTGATAGAAGAGACGTACCGCGAGATACTCGAAGACAAACTCGACGTGGCGGGGCTGAGAGAGGTGTTCGGCGACGTGCGGGCGGGCGATATCGAGGTGGCGTCCACCCGCGTCGATTCGCCGACGCCCCGGTCGTTCGGCCTCGCGACGCTCATGGCGAGCGACGTGGTCCTCGCCGAAGACGAGAACGCGGCCCTCCGAGACTTCCACGCTCGCGTCCTCGACGAAATCGGCGACGAGAAGGCGGAGCATCCGGCCGTCTCGACGGACGACGACTAA
- a CDS encoding MBL fold metallo-hydrolase has product MRVTFLGTGSAMPLPDRAQTGLLLESDDRALLVDCGSGVLGRLSATDAGYEGVGTVLLTHHHLDHVSDLFSLLKARWLAGEEHLEVVGPEGTKSLVDGLLDVHDYLQGRMDLTVREVTAGGDSFEVAGFEIEAMETRHSVPCLAYRFSGDEGSEEFVFSGDSEAFEGLANFAEGAAVLAHDCSFPDDVDVSNHPTPSQLGEALAGHDIGRVYLTHLYPHTEGRHEEMLDSIGSAYDGDVRFARDGLRVDI; this is encoded by the coding sequence ATGCGCGTCACGTTTCTCGGAACCGGGAGCGCGATGCCCCTCCCGGACCGCGCCCAGACCGGACTCCTCCTCGAATCGGACGACAGAGCGCTCCTCGTCGACTGCGGGAGCGGCGTCCTCGGTCGACTCAGCGCCACCGACGCGGGGTACGAGGGCGTCGGAACGGTCCTTCTGACCCACCACCACCTCGACCACGTCTCGGACCTCTTTTCGCTCTTGAAAGCGCGGTGGTTGGCCGGCGAGGAGCATCTCGAAGTCGTCGGCCCCGAGGGGACGAAGTCGCTCGTGGACGGCCTGTTGGACGTCCACGACTACCTCCAGGGTCGGATGGACCTCACGGTGCGGGAGGTGACCGCCGGAGGCGACTCCTTCGAGGTGGCCGGATTCGAAATCGAGGCGATGGAGACGCGGCACTCGGTTCCGTGTCTCGCGTATCGGTTCAGCGGAGACGAGGGGTCGGAGGAGTTCGTCTTCTCGGGCGATTCGGAGGCGTTCGAGGGACTCGCGAACTTCGCAGAGGGCGCGGCCGTCCTCGCGCACGACTGTTCGTTCCCCGACGACGTGGACGTGTCGAATCACCCGACGCCGTCGCAGTTGGGCGAGGCTCTCGCCGGGCACGACATCGGACGGGTGTACCTCACGCATCTGTACCCGCACACCGAGGGCAGACACGAGGAGATGCTCGATTCGATAGGGTCGGCGTACGACGGCGACGTTCGGTTCGCGCGCGACGGTCTGCGGGTGGACATCTGA
- a CDS encoding isopentenyl phosphate kinase, producing the protein MPSSPSTESPAPVVLKLGGSVVTEKDSPETLDEAALDAAVSTIAAAGVESLVVVHGGGSFGHHNAERHGVSSTAGTRDARGVYEIHDAMRRLNDAVVGRLQDAGVPALPVHPLSAGARDGDAVLSLPLDSTAAMLGEGFVPVLHGDVVAHAGEGATVVSGDELVTRLARGLSADRVGLCSTVPGVYDENREVIPEITAFSDAADALGESDATDVTGGMAAKVRALLELGAPAHVFGPDSLSDFLAGEDAGTVIRG; encoded by the coding sequence ATGCCGTCGTCGCCCTCGACCGAATCGCCCGCGCCGGTCGTTCTCAAACTCGGCGGGAGCGTCGTCACGGAGAAGGATTCGCCGGAGACGCTGGACGAGGCGGCACTCGACGCCGCCGTCTCGACGATAGCGGCGGCCGGGGTAGAGAGCCTCGTCGTCGTCCACGGCGGCGGGAGTTTCGGCCACCACAACGCCGAGAGACACGGCGTCAGTTCCACCGCGGGGACGCGCGACGCCCGCGGCGTCTACGAGATTCACGACGCCATGCGCCGCCTCAACGACGCCGTCGTCGGCCGACTGCAGGACGCGGGCGTGCCCGCGCTTCCGGTTCACCCCCTCTCTGCGGGCGCGCGAGACGGGGACGCCGTCCTCTCGCTTCCCCTCGATTCGACGGCGGCGATGCTCGGCGAGGGGTTCGTCCCCGTTCTCCACGGCGACGTGGTCGCGCACGCGGGCGAGGGCGCGACGGTCGTAAGCGGCGACGAACTCGTGACGCGACTCGCCCGCGGCCTCTCGGCCGACAGGGTGGGTCTCTGTTCGACCGTTCCGGGCGTCTACGACGAGAACCGGGAGGTCATCCCGGAGATTACGGCGTTTTCGGACGCCGCCGACGCCCTCGGCGAGTCCGACGCGACGGACGTGACCGGCGGGATGGCCGCGAAGGTGCGCGCCCTGTTGGAACTCGGCGCGCCGGCACACGTGTTCGGCCCCGACTCGCTCTCTGACTTCTTGGCGGGCGAGGACGCGGGCACCGTGATTCGCGGGTAG
- a CDS encoding HalOD1 output domain-containing protein, protein MGEDTDRETISRELDTDAESPGVEVAVAVAGIEGRDAADLPAIHGCIDNVLADLFSNPPSPEARMRVEFTYEGYRIAVEQNGTATFSETT, encoded by the coding sequence ATGGGAGAAGATACCGACCGCGAGACGATCAGTCGAGAACTCGACACCGACGCGGAGAGCCCGGGCGTCGAAGTCGCGGTGGCCGTCGCCGGTATCGAGGGACGGGACGCCGCCGACTTGCCGGCGATACACGGTTGCATCGACAATGTCCTCGCTGACCTCTTTTCGAATCCGCCGTCGCCGGAGGCGCGGATGCGAGTCGAGTTCACCTACGAGGGATACCGAATCGCCGTCGAACAGAACGGCACCGCGACGTTCAGCGAGACCACCTAG
- a CDS encoding AAA domain-containing protein, with the protein MNLRGRIVDVGDEREVETSHGTRSLAELSVVRTDGDSDPDAGAELADSDSDADSVRVTLWGKWTQSAELAEPGMDVLVTEIEESEYRGETTYGTSKESYVVLEPGFLVDVTNIRSWVQCPRMYYLNKLSGIPLNYPVVKGTIVHEVFGDLLRRSDADEALDEGVLADSIDERVREAGLQLGLLGYEADEVRDEVRRNAAAIQGWLAQGTLTETDEWRSEYTLISPTFGVKGRADALRRGMPVELKTGKNTNREPRFQDKIQAAAYALVLDERGVPADTGTLLYTKNTALERNEEAGDLSPAKEFAIGKGLLDFVVRQRNEIAAMEFDMSVPTGFEADAKCEYCFEKDTCMVVSGRLDQESKAGQIGTPLPEAERDYFDRIYRAIEEERRETHSEYRKLWEQTAAERAEDDRALIDLEPHPEPDDKREIEGGRWELRARKPNDAVSKLREGDIALASDGDPVRGHAELARIERLDDEVVVTADEPVTLRRLDVYPSELSVDRMLTAVHDALLKGDPDRKDVLFGRREPEFSARSAETYIDNNGAQNEAVKLAVDADDFALVHGPPGTGKTYTIARIVRALVSEGNRVLLSAFTNRAVDNALEALRDQGFEGAVRVGTENGVREDMMDVRLERAGDPNERAAALRDAPVVAATTATCGSRVVREQAFDVALVDEASQLTEPGTLAAVNLAERFVLVGDHEQLPPVVRAENDLQTSLFERLVTDHPDASVMLDRQYRMAQRIQAFSSAEFYDGTLRPATGAVAAQRLSDLPGVEESALPAELRDPVSFVDPDGDRVGNTNPAEADRIAELVDAYEAAGVESEDIGVIAPFRAQVAEISRRTDVTVDTVDRFQGSSKEVILVSFVASGSLDGPIFEDHRRINVALTRAKKALTLVGDADALASDPFYRRMLEWARR; encoded by the coding sequence GTGAACCTCCGCGGCCGCATCGTCGACGTGGGAGACGAACGAGAAGTGGAGACGTCGCACGGTACACGCTCTCTCGCGGAGTTGTCGGTGGTCCGGACCGACGGCGACTCGGACCCCGACGCGGGCGCGGAACTCGCAGACTCCGACTCGGACGCCGACTCGGTTCGGGTGACGCTGTGGGGCAAGTGGACCCAGAGCGCCGAACTCGCCGAACCGGGGATGGACGTTCTCGTGACGGAGATAGAGGAGTCCGAGTACCGCGGCGAGACGACGTACGGCACGTCCAAGGAGTCGTACGTCGTCCTCGAACCGGGGTTTCTCGTGGACGTGACGAACATCCGGTCGTGGGTGCAGTGCCCGCGGATGTACTACCTCAACAAACTGTCCGGCATCCCGCTGAACTACCCGGTGGTGAAAGGGACCATCGTCCACGAGGTGTTCGGCGACTTGCTCCGCCGAAGCGACGCCGACGAGGCTCTCGACGAAGGCGTCCTGGCGGACTCTATCGACGAACGCGTCCGGGAGGCGGGCCTCCAACTCGGCCTGTTGGGGTACGAAGCCGACGAAGTGCGTGACGAGGTGCGGCGGAACGCCGCCGCCATTCAGGGCTGGCTCGCGCAGGGAACGCTGACGGAGACGGACGAGTGGCGCTCGGAGTACACGCTCATCTCGCCGACGTTCGGCGTCAAGGGACGCGCGGACGCCCTCCGCCGCGGCATGCCGGTCGAACTGAAGACGGGCAAGAACACGAACCGCGAGCCGCGGTTTCAGGACAAGATTCAGGCCGCCGCGTACGCTCTCGTCCTCGACGAGCGCGGCGTTCCCGCCGACACGGGGACGCTGCTGTACACGAAAAACACCGCGCTCGAACGCAACGAGGAGGCGGGCGACCTCTCGCCCGCAAAGGAGTTCGCAATCGGGAAGGGACTGCTCGATTTCGTCGTCCGGCAGCGAAACGAAATCGCCGCCATGGAGTTCGACATGTCGGTTCCGACCGGGTTCGAAGCCGACGCGAAATGCGAGTACTGCTTCGAAAAAGACACCTGCATGGTCGTCTCCGGACGCCTCGACCAAGAGTCGAAAGCCGGGCAGATAGGCACCCCGCTCCCGGAGGCGGAACGCGACTACTTCGACCGAATCTACCGCGCGATAGAGGAGGAACGCCGCGAGACGCACAGCGAGTACCGGAAACTGTGGGAACAGACCGCAGCGGAACGCGCCGAGGACGACAGAGCGCTCATCGACTTAGAGCCGCACCCCGAACCCGACGACAAGCGCGAAATCGAGGGCGGCCGGTGGGAACTCCGCGCTCGGAAACCGAACGATGCGGTGTCGAAACTCCGCGAGGGCGACATCGCACTCGCCAGCGACGGCGACCCGGTCCGCGGACACGCCGAACTCGCGCGAATCGAGCGACTCGACGACGAGGTGGTCGTCACCGCCGACGAACCGGTGACGCTCCGCCGCCTCGACGTCTACCCCTCCGAACTCTCCGTCGACCGGATGCTCACCGCCGTCCACGACGCCTTGCTCAAGGGCGACCCCGACCGCAAGGACGTGCTGTTCGGGCGACGAGAACCCGAGTTCTCCGCGCGGAGCGCGGAGACGTACATCGACAACAACGGCGCGCAAAACGAGGCGGTGAAACTCGCGGTGGACGCCGACGACTTCGCCCTCGTCCACGGGCCGCCGGGAACGGGTAAGACGTACACCATCGCCCGCATCGTCCGCGCTCTCGTCTCCGAGGGGAACCGCGTGCTGCTCTCCGCGTTCACGAACCGCGCGGTTGACAACGCGCTCGAAGCCCTGCGGGACCAAGGCTTCGAGGGGGCCGTCCGCGTCGGCACCGAGAACGGCGTCCGCGAGGACATGATGGACGTCCGACTCGAACGCGCGGGCGACCCGAACGAACGCGCGGCGGCGCTGCGGGACGCGCCCGTCGTCGCCGCGACGACGGCCACCTGCGGGTCGCGCGTCGTCCGCGAACAGGCCTTCGACGTGGCACTCGTCGACGAGGCGTCGCAACTCACCGAACCCGGGACGCTCGCGGCCGTCAACCTCGCAGAGCGGTTCGTCCTCGTCGGCGACCACGAACAGCTCCCGCCGGTCGTTCGCGCGGAGAACGACCTGCAGACCTCGCTTTTCGAGCGTCTGGTGACCGACCACCCCGACGCGTCGGTGATGCTCGACCGCCAGTACCGCATGGCACAGCGGATTCAGGCGTTCTCCTCCGCGGAGTTCTACGACGGGACGCTCCGCCCCGCGACGGGTGCGGTGGCCGCCCAGCGACTCTCTGACCTGCCGGGCGTCGAGGAGTCGGCGCTCCCGGCGGAACTCCGGGACCCGGTGTCGTTCGTGGACCCCGACGGCGACCGAGTCGGCAACACGAACCCGGCGGAGGCGGACCGAATCGCGGAATTGGTCGACGCCTACGAGGCGGCCGGCGTCGAGTCGGAAGATATCGGCGTCATCGCGCCGTTCCGCGCGCAGGTCGCGGAAATCTCCCGTCGGACGGACGTGACGGTGGACACGGTAGACCGCTTTCAGGGCTCCTCGAAGGAGGTCATCCTCGTCTCGTTCGTCGCGAGCGGTAGCTTAGACGGCCCGATATTCGAGGACCACCGGCGAATCAACGTCGCTCTCACGCGCGCGAAGAAGGCGCTGACGCTCGTCGGCGACGCCGACGCCCTCGCTTCGGACCCGTTCTACCGCCGGATGCTGGAGTGGGCCAGACGGTAG